The DNA region tgcgaatgaaatgaagttcaacgagtcgtatttatagaattttcaaaaaataataataaaataatcgggacgtcagcgcggacgtccgtggagtCAACacaacggcggacgtcccgggaacaccacggaactccggtgtccgcagcggacgttcgtatccgcgtcaccgctgcacaatggtggacgtcccgcgcggaactCCGGCATGCCGGCCGGACGTCCGACgagacgggcgccattgtggatgctctaagaataaTTCGTGATCTTAATTCTATTGCAATACATGCAAATACAGGTtcatttattgattttgagcgAATTACACGAGCTATATGCGTCGAGCTAGTATATTAATTAGAGTACTATATTGCAAATGTGGAAAATATTGCACCATGCCTAGACAGGCTTAAACTTATGATCTCTCGAAAATATTGATAACAATTAAATTTTACCAAAATGACCCTTAATATGTTGTTGTATCAACAGAAGCTACATTCACGTAAGTGTTTAAAATCACTGCCTCATGCTCTTGTGTTCATATTTATACAAAGAGTAGTCTCACCCTGATGCAGTTGTGTGGGATGTGTGTGTGTCAGTATATATTTAACATGCATATTGATgaatttttattactactaaaatattattgtaaGTTGATAATGTTATTTCAGTATAGCTAAAGTCATGTGTGGGTATTGTCTCCAGAGAGACTAATGTTTAGGGTTCCTAAATACTGCAACTTAAATCTCATGTATTATCTAGATCATAGAAGTTAAAAATTGTTTTATCCAATTAAACATAAATGCATAATagcaaataaaaaaagatataaaaCTGGCCATGAGCAATTAAATAAGGGGATTAAAGGATTTTATTGATTTCATTAACTCTTCGGTTAGTTCAATTGTAAATCCAATATCCAAATATGACTCAAATTATACTAAGACTATCAAGCCAATTCTAACACTTGAATGAGTGTAACTCTGTAAGATACATGTTTATATATTAATTGAGATAGATTACATGTAATTTGAAAAATTCTTTAATACTATGTAGATCAAACTTTTATGATGAAGTACCATTTAAAagtgtaatttttattctaaAGTATTGATGTTGAGTTAAGCCAAATCAAtgatagtaagaaatatcaaaCGAAATGATATAGATTGACAATGCGCGCGATTGAATAATCAATGATTAACTGATTAAACAacatttatttgatttgtaCATCAAATTATAGGTCGACACTCGACACAAATGTAATGTTGTAAGGGATTAAACTCTTACCAAGCctatttttcattatatttttcggagccttcaaatttatttaaattttatttaaattgttatgCAAGAGCCTTTATTAATAATTTAGATCATCTAAACTTTTTTGATACTCTGTATTTTAGAAAAAATCCCTTCGAATTTTTTTGTATCTATTCTATATCAAATTACATGAATAACaagtttatagtattatttttatgagCAAATTATAGACGTTGTTTAGAGAAATAGACGtatcacttttagttaagcttTTATTTCCATGAAACAGTTAGACAAGAGTGAGGAGACCTaacataattattaattagGTAAAAAGAGAGGTCAAATCACCTAGTATCATTGAACAAATTTCATTATAATCTATATTGAAAATAAGGCTTAAGTCTTTTTAAATTAGTGTAGTGACGgatggaggcggaggcggaggtggAGTCGGATGCCCAACCCGAACATCGAACTATATGGGTATTATATTGTTGTAAGATTTCACAAATCGACATGACAATCCATATCAGCTCTACCTTCAACTTCACGATAGCTCTGCCTCTTTCCCAACCCTTCTTGCTTCTATTcattactctctccgttcctaaaaaaattgacaaatttgtaaatgtcacgagttttaatgtgcaattagtaaaataagagagagatgaggaaaagtaagagagagaggaaaaatgTAGTGGAatgagtgttagtggattgtggagtccacattataaatgatgtgtattattattaatatttgttgaaaaactttccatatttagaattTGTCTAATTTGGGGGATGGTAAAAAATGATCAAACTAGTTTATTTtttggggacggagagagtatttcttTTTAGATTGAGGAATGATGTTTCATTGGTATGACATGACATGAAAATGTATGAATTGATGTATGGTTCTCTCAATTTTGAGCCCTAGTTAATGTATTTATATGGGAAAGAGATTGAGCTCCAAAACTATCTCCAAAGTCGCATTAGGGCGGATGACCTCACTCGATCGAGCGATGTTTTTGCACAAACTCACTCGGCCGACTCCTATGATGAGTCTTACTCGACTGAGAGACTTAGTTGCAACATCTCACTCGGCCGAGTCACTCTTTAGTCATCCCCTTCCTGATTTAGCCAAGCAAAAAGGATAAGTTAATTGGTCGGAAAAATCATAAACTATTGCTgaaatttggtattttgacaaTCTTTAAAGTTGGTCGGATAAATCACGAACTTTAACAATTATGTGAATTTCCCACAATGATTATTTTCAGCCATGGCTAATACTGACgtgaattatttaatttcatgtGGCAACATGTGTGTCATTTCTGAAATAGAAATGTATTTATAAATCCCATGTAGGCTTATTAGTTTCCAACTAAGAATCCATATTATTTAGCCTCTAATTTCAAAGCAATAATCGTTATGGGAAATTCAAATAGTTATTAAAGTTTGTGATTTACTGAAACAACGACTTTAAAGATTGTAGAAAATATCAATAGTTCATGGTTTTACGGTCCAATTATCCAAAAAGATAAGGTAGACTTAATTGAAGGACTTTgctagagaaaaaataaaactcaATGACACTCCACTTTCTTATCAAAATCAACAACTTCACATCATGTATTACAATGCCTCAATCTTAGGGGTTACTCGGATAAATTAGCTAAATCCTCTAACCTTTAAATTGCATTGTTGATAGAGGCCATTTCTTTTGTTTGCCTAGACGACACCCGTCTCAGTCGTGCTATGGTTTAGTTTTAATATTTCCTTCGTGGGTTCTTCTTTTCCTTGCTACTTGTGATCATCAAATGAGGATTTTCAATTGATTGCTACGTCATTTGGCCTTGATATGCGTTGCAAAATTGATTTATGTGCATTGGTGCTTATTGTAGTTGGTTTCTTGTCATTTGCTAATTTTCTATTGCTTTTTAGTTGGATTTTTTATGTTGCGTTGATTTTGCTATTATttaagtatatatttttattatttttgatagATTATGCTCGTCACTAAAATGCttgataatatatattaaaattaaacaattaaaaagcAAAACCGAGTTTCTTACAAACCAACTGTTCGAATTTGTATGAATTTGTAAAGATGCATTATTACAAGGATTAAATATTTAGGTGGAAGAGTTAAGTACTATAAAAAGCGGTTTGACCTAATCTCATAACTAATTTAGGTATACCATAAATGAAGTGATATCAAAATCAAACTTAAATAGGACAACAATATGATGACACCACCGAATTAAAATATTACATATATGTGCGTGGAAAATATAGTATTTACGTCTGTAtgtaataaaacatgataaagcAGTGGTGGTGATACTTATTTATAAGATAAATATTGATAGGTAGGTAAAAAAGGTAGGTCGATCACGGCTATAAAGAACAGATAGTAAGTTAGAAGTTGGTAGAGTGATATTGCTCTAATATATGGTCTACCCATTTTTATCTTATGACTATCCtattaactttttattttatttttttattcaacttAGTTTTTGTGGTCATAGTAGGAAATAggtaatttattaaataacatgatatacatagaagaaaatatttttaattaaaaataatttaattaactgtttataaataatatttcaaaGTGTGCACTACTACTTTATCGTTCTTCAATTTTTGGTTCTGAGTTTTGATCCTTTTACATCAAACACATAGTATACATtaagaataaatatatataattatttaaattataagaaTGTAAGATTGTCTATTTTGAAAATCACTTATTAGGTGCAGAAATATAATTGAGTGAATGAAATCTCCTGTACTTTTAAATGCGAAATTAACTCATCTATATGCAGTAGTAAATAGATCAAACAAGAAGCCCATTACTACAAGATGTGGCCAATTTACCTCCAAACTCAGGATTAAAAATTACCAACCACTTCATTTTTACAAATCACTAACTACTTATAACTAATCAACCTTCAAACTCATGATTAATTACTAAACAAGCTAGAATTAGTTATGTTTCTaaatatgaatttattattggtgccattaaatcaaatatattgtACCAGTGTGCtaaaattatcattattattgaGTATTAAATTATTACATTTATTATGTTGGAAGAGATGGGTTACCCACCTCTGGATCTTCTTTTCTTCTCATCCTCTCACTGCTTATCCATTTTCTCTCATTCATTCATATCCTCTGATAAAGAAGACAAACTGCAAATAAAGGGAatctaaaattagtaaaaacaggcaaaagtaaaagaaaagaaaaggagaagaTCGACGAACATAAAAATAGTGTTTATTTAAGGTCACATCGTTCAATACTCCATGTCGCATGATTCATCATATATtccatattatatatataaaaacatACCAATTGCACCAAAGTATTTAGATAAGGATGAAAATTGCAACTAACCaattttatggagtattaaaaaGAGTCACCTTTTTTGTAAAATATGTACCCAAAGATCAACTACCTGTTTTTTCTATTAATTATAGTACAGATTAAATTCTATATATATTCAAACTCCATAGAAATATAGTACGAGTATGAAATAATTTTGaagcaaaaattaaaataaaggaGTATTAAGATTTTGGACCACTGCACCAGTTGGAGTAAGTCCCTATGCAACAGAGTTTAGCTACCGCAAGTACAAAAAAATAATGCCTTGATTTTGAAACATTTCATCAAATTCACGCGCGACAATGTTTATTTAAGATTTACTTGCTCATCCGACTTTGAGTCAAATCcttagggacaaaaggtgattcgctcaccccaggcgcccccataacccggcccgacatcgctatggaggggttcaaacacggtacctcagcggcccattaggtgggaggaacttacactggtaaccagcacacaaggagccaccacagtggtgaaactcccacactgcggctgccagcattcgatcctgtctgcttagggacaatctaccacccaggaaccaactgagttaagcccgtgcGGGCAACTTTGAGTCAAATCCTCAATCTATTTGTTGGAGATGAAGCATCTTTCAAATCATTTCATAAATTTTGCCTCGGTGGCAAGAGCGAATTGCTAAAAGCCTAAAGCTACGGATCAAATTTCAAATCACTTCATCAGGTGTCCAACCTGATCGTATATATTTCGACagtaattataaattttgttaaattagAATACTCAATCCGTTTCAAGATaattgaggcatttcttttgagcacatgaaattaagaaattggggtgttaaaggttaaagagaagaaagtaaagtaagagagggtaaAGTACGGGGGAATTAGagattttgtaaaaaaaatgaatcaactatcttgggacggagggagtatcttaaTTAGTCAATAATAATTTGCTATAATATGCATAATCATCAatgttaattatgtaaatatGACTTGTACAAGATTGATAGAGAAATTTCACAGAAGAGAATATCCCAActaatactagtaattaatatATCTTCAAATTTCTACTATATTTCAAGAATTAATCTTAATtcttacaaagaaaaaaaaggtaaaatatGAGATGAAAGTAGTAATAAGAATGCCACGTCATTTCATCTCCAAACTTCTATAATCCAAAACTCCAGCTTTCATGCCCAGAAAATCATAGCCAGAATAACTGCTGCTtccattaatattaatattaatattaatattattatcatcaccACCGCAGCTGCAATCTTTGCTCTTGTGGATTCCCGTACTACACCCGAAGCACAACGTACCACCGCCCCCCTCCCTCTGATTCGGCGGGCTGATTCTCAGCTCAAGATTCAAATCCGGGCATTTCTCCCTCTTCACCACCGCCGggcttctctccctctctctcaccaccacctcctccttcGCCGAGAACGAGATTGTCTTcgtctccgccgccgccacgCACGCCGGCTCATTCATCGCCCGGTGCGTCGCCGGGTCGATCCCCCGGCTCAGAAGCTTCCTTCGTATGTGCGTGTTCCAGTAGTTCTTGATCTCGTTGTCTGTCCTTCCCGGCAATCTTCCCGCTATCAACGACCACctaaaattaaagaaaaggtTTAGCAacaatgatttttttaaagtttttttaaaaaaaaaagaaaaaaaagaaaaaagagaaaggcTTACTTGTTGCCAAGAAGGCTGTGGAGTTTGATGATGAGATCATCTTCGTCGTCGGTGAAGTTACCGCGCTTGAGGTCGGGGCGGAGGTAGTTGATCCAGCGGAGGCGGCAGCTCTTGCCGCAGCGGAGGAGGCCAGCGGCTTTGGGGAGGGAGCGCCAGCAGCCCTCGCCGTGGGCCCGGATGTAGGCGATGAGGCGGTCGTCTTCCTCCTTTGTCCATGCGCCTTTGTTAGTGTGAGCTTTCTCACAGCAGGGAGATCTtcccattttttatttcaagggaaaaaaaaaagttttggttttgggaaaaCCCTTTTTAGATGGGGATGATTTATGGAGTGTGTAGGTGGATTCTTGAATCTTGAACATCAGCAGCAGCCCTTCATGGACATGATGGGGAgtttatgtgtgtgtatatatagagacacacatatatacatacagcCTTTTGACTCTATATGTGGGGGAGGGGGTGGTAATTTCTTCTAGATGTGAGTTGGTGAGACAGGTTTGAGTTGAGAGAGAGGCTGGTACCATCTCTCTTAATTCATCTTTATTAGCttcacatatatacatatactaCAATAGGGAGAGGTAAAAAGTggattcaattccaattttatgAGTGatggaaatttcattttttgaattttatcattttacacaccgtttatttaataatatcaGGGTTTTTGGATGTGGGAATATGAATTGTTGGGTGAatttgtttgtgtatattaATATAGGTATTTATATTAGGTGAAAGTGACATAATATATAGGTGAGCTTTCAGGTAGGTGTAAAGTAAGGTAATAAATTAAAGGCAGGAAAGTGTGCGATATGGTGTGTTGTTGCCTTATTTCATCCAAACTCTGAACCAACCATTATTAATAAATTCATCTAACAATCACTACATAAATTTGGGAATCCCATTTTTGGGGCCATCTTAATGCTTTCTGGTGAGGTATTGCAAACTATTCTGCACATTTTTTATGTTATTCTATATATTACCAATATCATTATTAATGAGTAGagaattcaaatttcaaaaaccTTGGTAGAATTTGAACTTAAAATACCGTGTTTCGGCCCACTCGAATACTAGGTCCTGGGCCCATAGGATCTATTCCacattactattatttttaaaaatattttattttaaaaaagatCTAGTGACAAAAGCCAGATCTAAGCAATTGAAACATTCTCCCACAAGATTCATTATTTTTAGAAACTAATACTAAAAAGAATTAATTTGTTTAATCAAATTTTCTCAACTGTGAAACTAGATGATGATCAAGTCCAAAATTTGATATGGAGAGCAACAAATTAAAGTGATTTCCGGAATAAATCCAAAACTGTCAAAATTAAGTGGGACTAGATGTTTGTTCCTTGTGTGTGTGGGTGATTAGAAATATATGATTATGTAATTAAGTTAGTTGTGAGTTGTGAGTTGTGAGTTGGGATTATATATTTTAGGCAATGGGAAAATTGCTTTTGCCTTACTCATGAGCATCATAGATGGTAGGTTGTTGCACTTTATATTCTATTGGTGCATGTAGATTGTTGTTATTATGGGGCTTCTAGAAGGATTTATTAATTTGAGGTTGGGTGCAAGCCAGAATGACATAACAACAAGTGCAAGTATTGATGTGGTTGAGACTTGAAATTTGAGCTTTATTTCACCTTccactcctctctctctctctctctctaaccttGTGCTGCAAGTTTAGGCATTGAAAGTGGGATTTAGGGTAGGGTTAGAGAAGGGTTTGGGATGGCTGATGAATCATCAaactttgaggaataaggtttTTAA from Salvia splendens isolate huo1 chromosome 9, SspV2, whole genome shotgun sequence includes:
- the LOC121746771 gene encoding MYB-like transcription factor 4, which produces MGRSPCCEKAHTNKGAWTKEEDDRLIAYIRAHGEGCWRSLPKAAGLLRCGKSCRLRWINYLRPDLKRGNFTDDEDDLIIKLHSLLGNKWSLIAGRLPGRTDNEIKNYWNTHIRRKLLSRGIDPATHRAMNEPACVAAAETKTISFSAKEEVVVRERERSPAVVKREKCPDLNLELRISPPNQREGGGGTLCFGCSTGIHKSKDCSCGGDDNNININININGSSSYSGYDFLGMKAGVLDYRSLEMK